In Halopelagius longus, the following proteins share a genomic window:
- a CDS encoding MEDS domain-containing protein: MSKQIPTHTDQRTTPVFEGRYSPSQSSSALRGPVESLDGAEDNDHLALVYEDRAEQFAAVVPFVRDGLERGERCVYVADDNTVDEVLDAMRERGVDVDDALESGALSVHTEGEVYRRAGEFDCDAMMEFWKETLADAAAEGFSGVRAAAEMTWALDADSDHDELCEYESLLNPLYDGDEYTVLCQYNRDRFPAEVVHDVLKTHPYLVYDNTVCRNVYYTPPEEYFGPERLSREIDRKLETLVDRTDARLTVTAREHYQREVYEIMSDSDREFDEKLDALFEVGCERFGLDLGGLARVDPETDLFEVEAISGEHDHLVPGARLDLSETYCRVVADSDPEPNEAVSEPVEITDPVDSGFENAACFAEFDVRAYLGTRVPVDGDDDRTFFFVAEEPREESFTEEERTFHRLMGQWLRYELQRRQRERELRERTEHLNALVETTPECIKTVAADGTLLQMNSAGLEMVGADSASDVVGASVYDLIASEDRERFREFNERICEGERGTLEFDIVGLDGTRRHMESHAAPLRRPDGETVHVALTRDVTEQVEREAELRRAKNRFETVFDRSNDAIFVNDPYEDEMVDVNPAGLELVGYDREELLSLGPSDFHPDEMGQFRAFVDGVFENGHGWTDELCCRTKDGEDVPAEISASVIELDDRELMLAVVRDVSDRKEHERYQRELYTITADPELGFDEKLERLLELGRDRFDLEMAGLNHLPSWDGAFRLEKGVGLDIDPDEELWTDPGNDCYCRRTITEDEPVDMADVRDTEWADDEVYREFHITSYLGTKVSSGSTPYGTLWFGSTEPREEPFSAAERSFIELMGQWVSYEIERREDNESQRELYEITADVSLSTDEKIDRLLETGCDRLDLPVGMLTRERTEAFEIKHMRGSHPDLDEGTLTPPLTDNYCRRVVETGDSISVGDAGSAGWDEDALYYEFDLRCYAGTQVTVDGDAYGTVCFADTSPREGFTEAERTFLDLLGQCVGYELERKQYERELEETVDQLQQSNERLEQFAYAASHDLQEPLRMVTSYLQLLERRYADAFDEDGEEFLEFAVDGADRMREMIDGLLEYSRVETRGDPFEPVELDAVLDDVREDLQIQIEEADADIAAGELPRVEGDASQLRQVFQNLLENAITYSGDEPPQVHVDAERRGREWLLSVRDEGIGIEPEDQDRIFTVFDRLHSREEYDGTGLGLALCERIIERHGGDIWVESEPGEGSTFSFTLPAEQDR, encoded by the coding sequence ATGAGTAAGCAGATACCGACCCACACCGACCAGCGCACGACACCCGTTTTCGAGGGGAGATACAGCCCTTCGCAGTCGAGTTCCGCACTCCGCGGCCCCGTCGAATCGCTCGACGGAGCGGAGGACAACGACCACCTCGCACTCGTCTACGAGGACCGAGCCGAGCAGTTCGCGGCGGTCGTCCCGTTCGTCCGAGACGGTCTCGAACGGGGCGAGCGGTGCGTGTACGTCGCCGACGACAACACCGTAGACGAGGTGCTCGACGCGATGCGAGAGCGCGGCGTCGACGTCGACGACGCGCTCGAATCGGGGGCGCTCTCGGTGCACACGGAAGGGGAGGTGTACCGTCGAGCCGGCGAGTTCGACTGCGACGCGATGATGGAGTTCTGGAAGGAGACGCTCGCGGACGCGGCCGCCGAGGGGTTCTCGGGGGTCAGAGCCGCCGCCGAGATGACGTGGGCGCTCGACGCGGACAGCGACCACGACGAACTCTGCGAGTACGAATCGCTGCTCAACCCGCTGTACGACGGCGACGAGTACACCGTCCTCTGTCAGTACAACCGCGACCGGTTCCCGGCGGAAGTCGTCCACGACGTGCTCAAGACTCACCCGTACCTCGTCTACGACAACACCGTCTGCCGCAACGTCTACTACACCCCGCCCGAGGAGTACTTCGGCCCCGAGCGGCTATCGCGCGAGATCGACCGGAAGCTGGAGACGCTCGTCGACCGGACCGACGCGCGGTTGACGGTCACGGCCCGCGAACACTACCAGCGGGAGGTGTACGAGATAATGTCGGACTCCGACCGCGAGTTCGACGAGAAGCTCGACGCGCTGTTCGAGGTGGGGTGCGAGCGGTTCGGTCTCGATCTGGGCGGGTTAGCCCGCGTCGACCCCGAGACCGACCTGTTCGAGGTGGAGGCTATAAGCGGTGAGCACGACCACCTCGTCCCCGGGGCGCGACTCGACCTCTCTGAGACCTACTGCCGAGTCGTCGCCGACAGCGACCCGGAGCCGAACGAAGCCGTCTCCGAACCCGTCGAAATCACCGACCCCGTCGACAGCGGATTCGAGAACGCGGCCTGCTTCGCCGAGTTCGACGTGCGGGCGTACCTCGGTACCCGCGTCCCGGTCGACGGCGACGACGACCGGACGTTCTTCTTCGTCGCCGAAGAGCCCCGCGAGGAGTCGTTCACCGAGGAAGAGCGCACGTTCCACCGACTGATGGGCCAGTGGCTGCGGTACGAACTCCAGCGGCGACAGCGCGAGCGCGAACTCCGCGAGCGGACGGAGCATCTGAACGCGCTCGTCGAGACGACGCCGGAGTGCATCAAGACGGTCGCCGCCGACGGGACCCTGCTTCAGATGAACTCCGCGGGGCTCGAGATGGTCGGAGCCGACTCGGCGTCGGACGTGGTCGGCGCGTCCGTCTACGACCTCATCGCGTCCGAGGACCGCGAGCGGTTCCGCGAGTTCAACGAGCGAATCTGCGAGGGAGAGCGCGGGACGCTGGAGTTCGACATCGTCGGTCTGGACGGAACGCGCCGCCACATGGAGTCGCACGCGGCACCGCTCCGACGCCCCGACGGAGAGACCGTCCACGTGGCGCTGACGCGCGACGTCACCGAGCAAGTCGAGCGGGAAGCGGAGCTCCGTCGGGCGAAGAACCGCTTCGAGACGGTGTTCGACCGGAGCAACGACGCGATATTCGTCAACGACCCCTACGAGGACGAGATGGTCGACGTCAACCCCGCCGGACTGGAGCTCGTCGGCTACGACCGCGAGGAACTGCTCTCTTTGGGCCCGTCCGACTTCCACCCCGACGAGATGGGGCAGTTCCGAGCGTTCGTCGACGGCGTGTTCGAGAACGGTCACGGGTGGACGGACGAGCTGTGCTGTCGGACGAAAGACGGGGAGGACGTGCCCGCCGAGATATCGGCGTCGGTCATCGAACTCGACGACCGGGAGCTGATGCTCGCGGTCGTCCGCGACGTCAGCGACCGGAAGGAACACGAGCGATACCAGCGCGAACTCTACACCATCACGGCCGACCCCGAACTCGGGTTCGACGAGAAGCTCGAACGCCTGCTCGAGTTGGGACGCGACCGGTTCGACCTCGAGATGGCCGGACTGAATCACCTCCCGTCGTGGGACGGCGCGTTCCGACTCGAGAAGGGCGTCGGTCTCGATATCGACCCCGACGAGGAACTGTGGACCGACCCCGGTAACGACTGCTACTGCCGCCGGACCATCACCGAGGACGAACCGGTCGACATGGCCGACGTGCGGGACACGGAGTGGGCCGACGACGAGGTCTACCGAGAGTTCCACATCACCAGCTACCTCGGAACGAAGGTGTCGAGCGGTTCGACGCCGTACGGGACGCTGTGGTTCGGGAGCACCGAACCGCGCGAGGAACCGTTCTCGGCGGCCGAGCGGTCGTTCATCGAGTTGATGGGGCAGTGGGTGAGCTACGAAATCGAGCGCCGCGAGGACAACGAGTCGCAGCGGGAACTGTACGAGATCACCGCCGACGTGAGCCTCTCGACCGACGAGAAGATCGACCGCCTGCTGGAGACGGGGTGTGACCGCCTCGACCTCCCGGTGGGAATGTTGACCCGCGAACGGACGGAGGCGTTCGAGATAAAGCACATGCGCGGCTCTCACCCCGACCTCGACGAAGGGACGCTCACTCCGCCGCTGACGGACAACTACTGCCGCCGGGTCGTCGAGACGGGCGACTCGATCAGCGTCGGCGACGCCGGTTCGGCCGGATGGGACGAAGACGCCCTCTACTACGAGTTCGACCTCCGCTGTTACGCCGGGACGCAGGTGACCGTCGACGGCGACGCCTACGGAACCGTCTGCTTCGCGGACACCTCGCCGCGGGAGGGGTTCACGGAGGCCGAGCGGACGTTCCTCGACCTCTTGGGTCAGTGCGTCGGCTACGAACTCGAACGCAAACAGTACGAACGGGAACTCGAGGAGACGGTCGACCAACTCCAGCAGTCGAACGAACGGTTAGAGCAGTTCGCGTACGCCGCCTCCCACGACTTACAGGAACCGCTCCGGATGGTCACGAGCTACCTCCAACTGCTCGAACGTCGGTACGCGGACGCGTTCGACGAGGACGGCGAGGAGTTCCTCGAGTTCGCCGTCGACGGCGCGGACCGCATGCGCGAGATGATCGACGGCCTGCTGGAATACTCCCGGGTCGAGACGCGGGGCGACCCCTTCGAACCGGTCGAGTTGGACGCGGTGCTCGACGACGTGCGCGAAGACCTCCAGATTCAAATCGAGGAGGCGGACGCCGACATCGCGGCGGGAGAACTTCCTCGCGTGGAAGGCGACGCCAGCCAACTCCGCCAAGTGTTCCAGAACCTACTGGAGAACGCCATCACCTACAGCGGCGACGAACCGCCGCAGGTTCACGTCGACGCGGAACGGCGAGGGCGGGAGTGGCTACTCTCGGTCCGCGACGAGGGAATCGGCATCGAACCGGAGGACCAAGACCGGATATTCACCGTCTTCGACCGACTCCACAGCCGCGAGGAGTACGACGGGACGGGACTCGGACTGGCGCTCTGTGAACGGATTATCGAACGTCACGGCGGCGACATCTGGGTCGAATCCGAGCCGGGCGAGGGGTCGACGTTCTCCTTTACCCTCCCCGCGGAACAGGACCGATAA